A genomic stretch from Dermochelys coriacea isolate rDerCor1 chromosome 24, rDerCor1.pri.v4, whole genome shotgun sequence includes:
- the UBE2Q1 gene encoding ubiquitin-conjugating enzyme E2 Q1 isoform X2 — translation MAAGLQCTHRIQNVTGQNFEMESYPAVPPIWSVESDDPNLAAILERLVEVKKGNTLLLQHLKRIISDLCKLYNLPQHPDVEMLDQPLPAEQSTQEEGSSEDEDEEMPEDTEDLDHYEMKEEEPVDGKKTEDDGIGKENLAILEKIKQNQRQDYLNGAVSGSVQATDRLMKELRDIYRSPSFKGGNYAVELVSDSLYDWNVKLLKVDEDSALHNDLQILKEKEGMDFILLNFSFKDNFPFDPPFVRVVSPVLSGGYVLGGGAICMELLTKQGWSSAYSIESVIMQISATLVKGKARVQFGANKNQYSLTRAQQSYKSLVQIHEKNGWYTPPKEDG, via the exons ATGGCAGCAGGATTGCAGTGCACACACAGAATCCAGAATGTCACTGGGCAGAATTTTGAAATG GAGTCTTACCCTGCTGTTCCCCCAATCTGGTCTGTGGAGTCGGATGATCCAAACCTGGCAGCTATCCTGGAGAGGCTGGTGGAAGTcaagaaaggaaatacattg CTTTTGCAGCACCTGAAGCGGATAATCTCCGACCTGTGCAAACTGTACAACCTTCCCCAGCACCCAGATGTCGAGATGTTGGACCAGCCTCTGCCAGCAGAACAG AGCACCCAGGAAGAGGGATCCTCGGAGGATGAAGATGAGGAGATGCCAGAG GACACTGAGGACTTGGATCACTATGAGATGAAAGAGGAGGAGCCAGTCGACGGGAAGAAGACTGAGGATGACGGCATCGGGAAGGAAAACCTGGCCATCTTAGAGAAAATCAAACAGAACCAGAGGCAAGATTACTTAAAT GGCGCAGTGTCTGGCTCTGTGCAGGCCACTGACCGGCTAATGAAGGAGCTCAGGGATATTTACCGATCACCAAGTTTCAAGGGCG GAAACTATGCAGTTGAACTAGTGAGCGACAGCCTGTACGATTGGAACGTCAAACTCCTGAA AGTTGACGAGGATAGCGCTTTGCACAATGATCTCCAGATCCTCAAAGAGAAAGAAGGGATGGACTTCATCCTCCTAAACTTCTCCTTTAAA GATAACTTCCCTTTTGACCCACCGTTTGTAAGGGTTGTGTCCCCTGTGCTCTCTGGGGG GTATGTTCTGGGGGGAGGTGCCATCTGCATGGAGCTGCTTACAAAGCAG ggctggagcagtgcCTATTCTATTGAATCAGTGATAATGCAGATCAGTGCCACGCTGGTGAAAGGGAAAGCAAGGGTGCAGTTTGGAGCCAATAAA AATCAGTACAGCCTGACACGAGCACAGCAGTCCTACAAGTCCTTGGTTCAGATCCATGAGAAGAACG GCTGGTACACACCACCCAAGGAAGATGGCTAG
- the UBE2Q1 gene encoding ubiquitin-conjugating enzyme E2 Q1 isoform X1 codes for MQRAGAEEAAGSQAAAGPGRSGGGAASPGRLLRRELRLLESIFHRGHERFRIGSACPDEISCEFVPGPGARAGGSGSRGPPPGPVRIHCNITESYPAVPPIWSVESDDPNLAAILERLVEVKKGNTLLLQHLKRIISDLCKLYNLPQHPDVEMLDQPLPAEQSTQEEGSSEDEDEEMPEDTEDLDHYEMKEEEPVDGKKTEDDGIGKENLAILEKIKQNQRQDYLNGAVSGSVQATDRLMKELRDIYRSPSFKGGNYAVELVSDSLYDWNVKLLKVDEDSALHNDLQILKEKEGMDFILLNFSFKDNFPFDPPFVRVVSPVLSGGYVLGGGAICMELLTKQGWSSAYSIESVIMQISATLVKGKARVQFGANKNQYSLTRAQQSYKSLVQIHEKNGWYTPPKEDG; via the exons ATGCAGCGGGCGGGGGCGGAGGAGGCGGCGGGGTCGCAGGCGGCGGCGGGGCCCGGGCGGAGCGGGGGCGGAGCGGCCTCCCCCGGGCGGCTCCTGAGGCGGGAGCTGCGGCTGCTCGAGTCCATCTTCCACCGGGGCCACGAGCGGTTCCGCATCGGCAGCGCCTGCCCCGACGAGATCAGCTGCGAGTTCGTGCCCGGGCCGGGGGCCCGCGCCGGGGGGTCCGGGAGCCGGGGCCCGCCGCCGGGGCCCGTCCGCATCCACTGCAACATCACG GAGTCTTACCCTGCTGTTCCCCCAATCTGGTCTGTGGAGTCGGATGATCCAAACCTGGCAGCTATCCTGGAGAGGCTGGTGGAAGTcaagaaaggaaatacattg CTTTTGCAGCACCTGAAGCGGATAATCTCCGACCTGTGCAAACTGTACAACCTTCCCCAGCACCCAGATGTCGAGATGTTGGACCAGCCTCTGCCAGCAGAACAG AGCACCCAGGAAGAGGGATCCTCGGAGGATGAAGATGAGGAGATGCCAGAG GACACTGAGGACTTGGATCACTATGAGATGAAAGAGGAGGAGCCAGTCGACGGGAAGAAGACTGAGGATGACGGCATCGGGAAGGAAAACCTGGCCATCTTAGAGAAAATCAAACAGAACCAGAGGCAAGATTACTTAAAT GGCGCAGTGTCTGGCTCTGTGCAGGCCACTGACCGGCTAATGAAGGAGCTCAGGGATATTTACCGATCACCAAGTTTCAAGGGCG GAAACTATGCAGTTGAACTAGTGAGCGACAGCCTGTACGATTGGAACGTCAAACTCCTGAA AGTTGACGAGGATAGCGCTTTGCACAATGATCTCCAGATCCTCAAAGAGAAAGAAGGGATGGACTTCATCCTCCTAAACTTCTCCTTTAAA GATAACTTCCCTTTTGACCCACCGTTTGTAAGGGTTGTGTCCCCTGTGCTCTCTGGGGG GTATGTTCTGGGGGGAGGTGCCATCTGCATGGAGCTGCTTACAAAGCAG ggctggagcagtgcCTATTCTATTGAATCAGTGATAATGCAGATCAGTGCCACGCTGGTGAAAGGGAAAGCAAGGGTGCAGTTTGGAGCCAATAAA AATCAGTACAGCCTGACACGAGCACAGCAGTCCTACAAGTCCTTGGTTCAGATCCATGAGAAGAACG GCTGGTACACACCACCCAAGGAAGATGGCTAG